The proteins below are encoded in one region of Sulfolobus islandicus Y.N.15.51:
- a CDS encoding thermopsin, with protein MNLKILYVLLLMLFLISFLKTIMSSSLISYQPVALPPNYYEYYPLNVTSGQCIFFHVITTLPSTIMLFNQEQFLIFKNDSKGIPIYFNVSDDVSFKTSPLSTGIYYLVVLNNVSNNTITVNVEYLLTPVSVYYYKSSLPAPIGITDYGVYNVSGILKGSIMKYLEAIGYVTVYNISAFNATPPMGTNRSGASLQLNVVLQVNTNNESYQFWLQNVIDFITSIKIYYIEDNIWNFTSNISYLTNASVSGKGAVYYYKDGNFYYAYSTTYYNYTFPFSLILFTKLDNISRQGVTISFGYNNGTGIQWYDNVTIHVFSVRSAYLLIDGYNLTGNQFYYDLELVFAGQGNGEYTYFKSMNSSLGLQIILQNGTIISPNSLYTFGSDTEESADNLMVLFQNNYAWVLIGNNNFHAIGNASIPKLYLYPPVTNNNTSGYGSLISLLALIFLIVLIVLGIRRLRRR; from the coding sequence GTGAACTTGAAAATCCTCTATGTCCTATTATTAATGTTATTCTTGATATCATTTTTGAAAACGATAATGTCCTCATCTCTAATATCTTATCAACCTGTAGCTCTTCCCCCTAACTACTATGAATATTATCCATTAAATGTCACCTCCGGTCAATGTATATTTTTCCATGTGATTACCACATTACCCTCAACAATAATGTTATTTAACCAAGAACAATTCTTGATTTTTAAGAATGATAGCAAGGGTATACCCATCTACTTTAACGTAAGCGATGATGTAAGCTTTAAAACAAGTCCGTTAAGTACTGGAATATATTATTTAGTGGTTCTGAATAATGTGAGTAATAATACAATAACTGTAAATGTAGAGTATTTACTAACGCCAGTTAGTGTTTATTATTATAAATCTTCACTTCCTGCACCAATAGGGATTACTGATTATGGCGTATATAATGTCTCTGGCATTTTAAAGGGATCTATAATGAAATATTTGGAGGCAATAGGTTATGTAACAGTATATAATATTTCGGCATTTAATGCTACACCGCCTATGGGTACGAATAGATCTGGAGCTTCACTACAGTTAAATGTCGTGTTACAGGTTAACACGAATAATGAAAGTTATCAGTTTTGGCTTCAAAATGTGATAGATTTTATAACATCTATCAAAATATATTATATAGAGGATAATATATGGAACTTTACCTCGAATATCTCTTACTTAACTAACGCTAGCGTTAGCGGTAAAGGAGCTGTCTACTATTACAAGGACGGTAACTTTTACTATGCATATTCAACTACCTATTATAACTACACTTTTCCTTTTTCTCTAATACTTTTCACTAAACTTGATAATATTTCTAGACAAGGCGTTACCATTTCCTTCGGCTATAATAATGGAACCGGTATACAGTGGTATGATAATGTAACAATTCATGTTTTTAGCGTGAGATCTGCTTATTTACTAATAGATGGTTATAATCTGACTGGTAATCAATTCTATTACGATCTAGAGCTAGTATTTGCTGGGCAAGGCAATGGAGAGTATACGTACTTTAAATCAATGAATTCTAGTTTAGGATTACAAATCATTTTACAGAATGGAACAATAATAAGTCCAAATAGCCTTTATACCTTTGGGTCAGACACTGAAGAATCTGCTGATAACTTAATGGTATTATTTCAAAACAATTATGCGTGGGTTTTAATAGGTAATAATAACTTCCACGCTATTGGAAATGCTAGCATACCCAAACTTTACCTGTACCCTCCAGTAACTAACAACAATACATCTGGATATGGTTCATTAATATCTTTACTTGCATTAATATTCCTCATAGTATTAATAGTATTAGGTATTAGAAGATTAAGAAGACGTTAA